One Phycisphaerae bacterium RAS2 DNA window includes the following coding sequences:
- the miaA gene encoding IPP transferase, with the protein MRPAAGPAPRDAVRRLIRYDPAPGFAKLPVKQSRNRSVCPAGLDHPPYKTTPIARLFHLSADAFTGNVMLVLVRVTISWSQRTLYFTVVTAKSPITDPLRPRMVLLLGTTATGKTAAALALAPLISAEIVSIDSMQVYRRMDIGTAKPTPAERAAARHHLIDVVEPSESFSVARFVELADAAIADITARGKSVLAVAGTPLYLMGLMYGMFDGPSADESFRAALRERAAREGTPALHVELTATDPAAAARIHPNDLKRIERALEVHRLTGRPLSAMQTQWDAAHLRYPAVVVGIRREKEDTSRRINHRVRQMIDAGLFDEVRSLLGEQRDETTPSPFKGEGRGEGAPLSEQARQAVGYAEILAHLRGECSLDDAIEQIKINTRRLAKHQRTWFRKFPMTQWVDVREDEPDESVSRRLLEMIQLSITP; encoded by the coding sequence ATGCGCCCGGCAGCCGGCCCGGCGCCCCGCGACGCTGTCAGAAGACTCATACGTTACGATCCTGCCCCCGGTTTCGCCAAACTCCCTGTGAAACAATCGCGCAACAGGTCCGTCTGCCCCGCGGGCCTCGACCACCCGCCATATAAAACCACCCCAATAGCCCGCCTATTCCACCTTTCAGCGGACGCCTTCACCGGCAACGTCATGCTGGTGCTTGTCCGCGTCACTATCTCATGGAGCCAGCGGACTTTATATTTCACGGTTGTGACTGCGAAATCTCCGATCACCGACCCGCTCCGGCCCCGTATGGTCCTCCTGTTGGGAACCACTGCCACTGGAAAGACCGCCGCCGCCCTCGCCCTCGCCCCGCTTATAAGCGCTGAAATAGTCAGCATCGACTCCATGCAGGTCTATCGCCGCATGGACATCGGTACCGCCAAGCCGACGCCCGCCGAACGCGCCGCCGCGCGGCACCACCTCATCGATGTGGTCGAGCCGAGCGAATCGTTCAGCGTCGCGCGATTCGTGGAACTGGCCGATGCAGCCATTGCCGACATCACGGCGCGGGGCAAGTCCGTGCTGGCCGTCGCAGGCACGCCGCTTTACCTGATGGGGCTGATGTACGGCATGTTCGATGGGCCGTCGGCCGATGAGTCGTTTCGTGCGGCCTTGCGAGAGCGGGCGGCTCGCGAAGGCACGCCGGCCCTGCATGTGGAACTGACGGCAACTGATCCGGCCGCCGCGGCGCGCATTCATCCGAACGATCTCAAACGCATCGAGCGGGCGCTGGAGGTCCATCGCCTCACCGGCCGGCCGCTTAGCGCCATGCAGACCCAGTGGGACGCGGCCCACCTGCGCTACCCGGCCGTGGTGGTCGGCATCCGGCGCGAAAAGGAAGACACGTCGCGCCGAATCAATCATCGCGTGCGGCAAATGATCGACGCGGGTCTTTTTGACGAAGTCCGCTCGCTGCTCGGTGAGCAGCGCGATGAAACAACCCCCTCTCCCTTCAAGGGAGAGGGCCGGGGTGAGGGTGCACCGCTAAGCGAGCAGGCTCGCCAGGCCGTCGGCTACGCCGAGATCCTCGCGCACCTGCGCGGCGAATGCTCGTTGGACGACGCCATCGAACAGATCAAAATCAACACGCGGCGGCTCGCCAAGCACCAGCGCACGTGGTTCCGCAAGTTCCCGATGACGCAATGGGTGGATGTACGCGAGGATGAACCGGACGAATCCGTCTCACGCCGCCTGCTCGAAATGATTCAATTGTCAATCACGCCGTAG
- the lysS gene encoding Lysine--tRNA ligase codes for MSDQYYEERLKKLHQHAERGVDPYGTRFEGVISAADVRARVESAKLEAGQTDASSKVRTAGRIALRRVMGKLAFLTLRDSTGDVQIGISKATVGDAAWEGVGLLDLGDILGVDGSPGRTKTGEVTVWADSVTLLCKALRPPPEKWHGLTDTDQRYRQRYVDLFSNPEVMATFKARCRIIDAVRDFLRGRGFLEVETPMLQPIYGGAAARPFTTHHNTLDMDLFLRISPELYLKRLLVGGMERVFEINRNFRNEGISTQHNPEFTMMECYQAYGDLSDMMDIVEGLCVASIEATGGSYKRQFRGHEVDFTPPWPRKAYYDLLTEHAGVDGRDAAAVRKRAAQIGIEAPGMDDAIIANKLFEATVEEKLIGPLFVTEYPAALCPLTRRKKDDPGIALRFEAYVSGMEIANAYTELNDPAVQRETLSAQVKGEGDETMRVMDDDFITSLEYGMPPAGGLGVGIDRLVMVMTGAASIRDVILFPLQRPAGGGASAGGAAPSSASGKE; via the coding sequence ATGAGCGACCAATACTACGAAGAACGTCTGAAGAAGCTGCATCAGCACGCCGAGCGCGGAGTCGATCCGTACGGTACGCGGTTTGAAGGCGTGATCAGCGCGGCCGACGTTCGGGCGCGCGTCGAATCGGCGAAGCTGGAGGCCGGTCAGACCGACGCATCGAGCAAGGTGCGTACGGCCGGGCGCATCGCGCTGCGGCGCGTGATGGGCAAGCTTGCGTTTCTGACGCTGCGCGATTCGACGGGCGACGTGCAGATCGGCATCTCGAAGGCGACGGTGGGAGACGCCGCATGGGAGGGCGTCGGGCTGCTGGACCTGGGCGACATCCTCGGCGTGGACGGCTCGCCTGGCCGCACGAAGACGGGTGAAGTGACCGTCTGGGCCGACTCGGTCACGCTGCTTTGCAAGGCGCTGCGCCCGCCGCCGGAAAAGTGGCACGGCCTGACCGACACGGATCAGCGCTATCGGCAGCGGTATGTCGATTTGTTCTCCAATCCCGAGGTGATGGCGACGTTCAAGGCGCGCTGCCGGATTATCGACGCGGTGCGTGACTTCCTGCGCGGGCGCGGGTTTCTGGAAGTGGAGACGCCGATGCTGCAGCCGATCTACGGCGGGGCGGCGGCGCGGCCGTTCACGACGCATCACAACACGCTGGACATGGACCTGTTCCTGCGGATCAGTCCGGAACTGTACCTGAAGCGGCTGCTGGTCGGCGGCATGGAGCGGGTGTTTGAGATCAATCGCAATTTTCGCAACGAGGGGATCAGCACGCAGCACAACCCCGAGTTCACGATGATGGAATGCTACCAGGCCTACGGCGACTTGTCCGACATGATGGACATCGTCGAGGGGCTGTGCGTCGCGTCGATCGAAGCGACGGGCGGAAGCTACAAGCGTCAATTTCGCGGGCACGAGGTGGATTTTACCCCGCCCTGGCCGCGCAAGGCGTACTACGATCTGCTGACCGAGCACGCGGGCGTGGACGGGCGCGACGCGGCAGCCGTGCGGAAGCGTGCGGCGCAGATCGGCATCGAAGCGCCGGGGATGGACGACGCGATCATCGCGAACAAACTGTTCGAGGCGACAGTCGAGGAGAAGCTGATCGGCCCGCTGTTCGTCACCGAGTATCCCGCGGCGCTGTGCCCGCTGACACGGCGCAAGAAAGACGACCCCGGCATCGCGCTGCGGTTTGAGGCGTATGTGTCCGGCATGGAGATCGCCAACGCGTACACCGAGCTGAACGACCCGGCCGTGCAGCGCGAGACGCTGTCGGCGCAGGTGAAGGGCGAGGGCGATGAGACGATGCGTGTGATGGATGATGATTTCATCACGTCGCTGGAATACGGCATGCCGCCGGCGGGCGGGCTGGGCGTCGGCATCGACCGGCTGGTGATGGTCATGACCGGCGCGGCGAGCATCCGCGACGTGATTCTTTTTCCCCTTCAACGGCCCGCGGGCGGCGGCGCATCGGCGGGCGGCGCCGCGCCATCCTCGGCATCGGGCAAGGAATAG
- the lolC gene encoding Lipoprotein-releasing system transmembrane protein LolC, producing MPSRFALILFILFAPVTVPVYLLFLVVANLIAGAFYIVFEAALAPLLGRPIALSRGTMALLTIPVLVAAPLVAIALAVVGLLRWIVKALAALGRWQTGATSRGTAVAAGFVWFVVALWTTLACMNAAWGGSLIGRPIQGRELFVEHVARGRMLRQMPESMQAKRRELIAHLKEHQSAAHWEWRYLLADLEDDQAPFDGLTPTVQKRLTGMAWYFIPSEVSTDGQDHSLLLLGAMLFVWVLLIRWPGMFGAARWSWSRWCLYGLRVGVAAYAIYSLLAWEPTTLYHRFFFGDSPELPFSFRFFSPALWLGMDCESFVRLEWYYFNAALWLVLIGVASMIWWLSWRVSPFLGWPRFYVAFLAARLLQHKRIAFFSVGAVTLCVAMMIIVISVMGGFVDSIRDKAHGLLGDLVMDGSLQGFPYYQGFIDRISKLTDPKSGRPIVVQATPLVRTVGILQFPASKSARNVGILGIRLDEYVRTTQFGSDLFYQNRYGGTTLARQGQPFYGFSESGLPTLPGEMDLQWEHYLAKLSEEQRRDESQRYIRRPGELFPGPGVFAGPKEKPVIEGTEWPGIIIGRSIVARRLPTGEYKRSETLPRGERVMLTIVPLTRSGDISTEPPPKAVFRYADDSRTGIHEIDSQNVYVDFDELQRLLSMEPQKRSDGTTASARCSQILINLDEQFSRLGDRQTLQRYKALIESEWLKHLETIKPDALEVGMLANVGIQTWEEMQATYISAIEKEKFLVLIMFGVISIVAVFMIFCVFHMIVQEKTRDIGIIKSLGGSAAGVSAVFLAYGAAIGLVGCVFGSMLGISFIDHINEIQDWLARLNPEWRVWSPETYSFDRIPSAWKWPEVIGIGILSIVSALLGALVPAVRAGRTWPVETLRYE from the coding sequence GTGCCCTCGCGATTCGCGCTGATTTTGTTCATCCTGTTTGCGCCGGTCACAGTCCCGGTCTATCTTCTTTTTCTCGTCGTCGCCAATCTGATCGCGGGCGCGTTTTACATCGTCTTTGAGGCGGCGTTGGCGCCGTTGCTCGGGCGACCGATCGCGCTGTCGCGCGGCACGATGGCGCTGCTCACGATCCCCGTGCTCGTCGCGGCCCCGCTCGTGGCCATCGCGCTGGCGGTGGTCGGGTTGCTGCGATGGATTGTGAAGGCGCTCGCCGCGCTGGGCCGGTGGCAGACCGGCGCAACCTCGCGCGGCACCGCCGTGGCTGCGGGCTTTGTCTGGTTCGTGGTCGCATTGTGGACAACGCTTGCCTGCATGAACGCGGCATGGGGCGGGTCGCTGATCGGACGGCCGATTCAGGGGCGCGAGTTGTTCGTGGAGCATGTCGCGCGCGGACGGATGCTGCGTCAGATGCCGGAGTCGATGCAGGCGAAGCGGCGCGAGTTGATTGCCCACTTGAAAGAGCATCAGTCCGCTGCCCATTGGGAATGGCGCTACCTGCTGGCGGACCTGGAAGATGACCAGGCGCCGTTCGACGGCCTGACCCCGACGGTGCAGAAACGGCTGACGGGAATGGCGTGGTATTTCATTCCCAGCGAGGTGTCGACCGACGGGCAGGATCACAGCCTGCTGCTGCTGGGGGCGATGTTGTTCGTCTGGGTGCTGCTGATTCGGTGGCCGGGGATGTTTGGCGCGGCGCGGTGGAGCTGGTCGCGCTGGTGCCTGTACGGGTTGCGCGTCGGCGTCGCGGCGTATGCGATCTACTCGCTGTTGGCGTGGGAACCGACGACCTTGTATCACCGGTTCTTTTTCGGCGATTCGCCCGAGCTTCCGTTCTCGTTTCGCTTCTTCAGCCCGGCGCTGTGGCTGGGGATGGACTGCGAGTCGTTCGTGCGCCTGGAGTGGTATTACTTCAACGCGGCGCTGTGGCTCGTGCTGATCGGCGTGGCGTCGATGATCTGGTGGTTGTCGTGGCGGGTGAGTCCGTTCCTGGGCTGGCCGCGATTCTACGTCGCGTTCCTGGCGGCGCGGTTGCTCCAGCACAAGCGGATCGCGTTCTTTTCCGTTGGCGCAGTCACGCTGTGCGTCGCGATGATGATCATCGTCATCAGTGTCATGGGTGGATTCGTCGACAGCATCCGCGACAAAGCGCACGGTCTGCTCGGCGACCTGGTGATGGACGGCAGCCTGCAGGGGTTTCCGTATTACCAGGGCTTCATTGATCGCATCAGCAAGCTGACCGATCCGAAGTCGGGCAGGCCGATCGTTGTGCAAGCGACGCCGCTGGTGCGCACCGTGGGGATTTTGCAATTCCCGGCGAGCAAGAGCGCTCGCAACGTTGGCATTCTCGGAATTCGACTGGACGAGTACGTGCGCACAACGCAATTCGGGAGTGACCTCTTCTATCAGAATCGCTACGGCGGCACGACACTGGCGCGACAGGGTCAGCCGTTCTACGGATTCAGTGAGTCGGGCCTGCCGACGCTGCCGGGCGAGATGGATTTGCAATGGGAGCATTATCTGGCGAAGTTGTCCGAGGAGCAGCGGCGTGACGAATCGCAGCGGTACATCCGTCGTCCGGGTGAACTATTCCCCGGACCCGGTGTGTTCGCCGGGCCGAAGGAAAAGCCGGTGATTGAGGGCACCGAGTGGCCGGGCATCATCATCGGGCGGTCGATCGTGGCGCGGCGGCTGCCCACCGGCGAATACAAGCGGTCGGAGACGCTGCCGCGCGGCGAGCGCGTGATGCTGACGATCGTGCCGCTGACGCGCAGTGGAGACATCAGCACCGAGCCGCCGCCCAAGGCGGTGTTTCGCTACGCGGACGATTCGCGCACGGGCATTCACGAGATCGACTCGCAGAACGTGTACGTCGATTTCGATGAATTGCAGCGGCTGCTTTCCATGGAGCCGCAGAAGCGGTCCGACGGCACGACGGCGTCGGCGCGATGCAGCCAGATCCTGATCAACCTGGATGAGCAATTCAGCCGGCTCGGCGATCGCCAGACGCTGCAACGCTACAAGGCGTTGATCGAATCGGAATGGCTGAAGCACCTCGAAACGATCAAGCCCGACGCCCTGGAAGTCGGCATGCTGGCGAACGTGGGCATCCAGACATGGGAAGAAATGCAGGCGACGTACATCTCGGCGATTGAAAAGGAAAAGTTCCTCGTGCTGATCATGTTCGGCGTGATCAGCATCGTCGCGGTGTTCATGATCTTCTGCGTCTTTCACATGATCGTGCAGGAGAAAACGCGCGACATCGGCATCATCAAGAGCCTCGGCGGCAGCGCCGCGGGCGTGTCGGCGGTGTTTCTCGCTTACGGCGCGGCAATCGGGCTGGTCGGCTGCGTCTTCGGGTCGATGCTGGGGATATCGTTCATCGACCACATCAACGAGATTCAGGACTGGCTGGCGCGGTTGAATCCCGAATGGCGCGTCTGGAGTCCGGAGACGTATTCGTTTGACCGGATCCCCAGCGCGTGGAAATGGCCGGAAGTCATCGGCATCGGAATCCTCTCGATTGTGTCGGCGCTGCTGGGGGCGCTGGTACCGGCGGTGCGAGCAGGGCGAACCTGGCCGGTGGAGACACTGCGTTATGAATAG
- a CDS encoding P-loop containing nucleoside triphosphate hydrolase yields MPDPILRCENVHKIYRLGRTELPVLRGVDVSIEAGRFVVITGSSGSGKSTLMHVMSGLDVPQRGQVYFRRQPLFEPEGLRKIPKGREEGFAMAPEPARAAGVQAGAAAGSTRVVAGSGQPHRFLEQQREHWLNSSFGFVFQFYHLLPECDVLENVLLPAMVGRPVGHWLAERRGAEVRARGLLERVGLTARLRHRPNELSGGERQRVAICRALMSEPAVLFADEPTGNLDAKTGREILDLLRELNRGGQTLVMVTHDRDLARSADEVVHLVDGRVE; encoded by the coding sequence ATGCCTGACCCCATCCTTCGCTGCGAAAACGTTCACAAGATCTACCGGCTGGGGCGGACGGAGCTGCCGGTCCTGCGCGGGGTGGACGTGTCCATCGAGGCGGGCCGGTTTGTCGTGATTACCGGAAGCAGCGGAAGCGGCAAGAGTACACTGATGCACGTGATGAGCGGGCTGGATGTTCCACAGCGGGGGCAGGTGTATTTCCGGCGGCAGCCGCTGTTTGAGCCGGAAGGCCTGCGGAAGATTCCAAAGGGTCGCGAGGAAGGTTTCGCGATGGCGCCCGAACCAGCCCGTGCCGCCGGCGTACAGGCTGGGGCGGCGGCTGGTTCGACCCGCGTCGTCGCAGGCTCCGGGCAGCCGCACCGCTTCCTGGAGCAGCAGCGGGAGCACTGGCTGAACTCGTCGTTCGGATTCGTGTTTCAGTTTTATCATCTGCTTCCGGAATGCGACGTGCTGGAGAACGTGCTGCTGCCTGCGATGGTCGGTCGGCCGGTGGGACACTGGCTGGCGGAGCGGCGCGGGGCCGAAGTTCGAGCGCGGGGGCTGCTGGAGCGCGTCGGCCTGACCGCGCGGCTACGGCATCGGCCGAACGAGTTGTCCGGCGGCGAGCGGCAACGTGTTGCGATTTGTCGCGCGCTCATGAGTGAGCCGGCGGTACTGTTTGCCGATGAGCCGACGGGAAACCTGGACGCCAAGACGGGGCGAGAGATTCTGGACCTGCTCCGCGAGTTGAATCGGGGCGGCCAGACACTGGTGATGGTGACCCACGACCGGGACCTGGCCCGCTCGGCCGACGAGGTGGTGCATTTGGTCGACGGTCGGGTAGAATAA
- the ilvE_2 gene encoding Branched-chain-amino-acid aminotransferase, whose translation MAEDFTPNPNLKIWLNGELVPTAEARVSVFSHGLLYGDGVFEGIRVYNGKIFECRAHMQRWDASLKAIRLALPWTSDQLIDAMKATIKANNCKDGYIRLVGLRGAGTLGIHPFRTVQGEAFIIVDKIQMYPAELYENGMKIVTAATIRNHPQALSPQIKSLNYLNNILAKIEAIDAGCLEAVMLNHEGYVAECTGDNLFIVTRGKLRTPAPHCGLLGGVTRRLVMAFAQKRGIAVEETTLTRTDLYYADEMFITGTGAEVCPINEIDKRPVGDGTPGPITKQLIADFRAHIKSGEDLL comes from the coding sequence ATGGCCGAAGACTTTACGCCGAACCCGAATCTCAAGATCTGGCTGAACGGCGAACTGGTGCCGACGGCCGAGGCGCGCGTCAGCGTCTTCTCGCACGGCCTGCTCTACGGCGACGGCGTCTTCGAGGGCATCCGCGTTTACAACGGGAAGATCTTCGAATGCCGCGCGCACATGCAGCGCTGGGACGCCAGCCTGAAGGCGATCCGCCTGGCGCTGCCGTGGACCTCCGATCAACTCATCGATGCAATGAAAGCGACGATCAAGGCCAACAACTGCAAGGATGGATACATCCGGCTGGTGGGTCTGCGCGGCGCAGGCACGCTTGGCATTCACCCGTTCCGCACGGTTCAGGGTGAGGCGTTCATTATCGTTGACAAGATTCAGATGTATCCGGCTGAACTGTACGAGAACGGCATGAAGATCGTCACCGCCGCAACGATCCGGAACCACCCGCAGGCGCTTTCGCCGCAGATCAAGAGCCTCAACTACCTGAATAACATTCTCGCGAAGATCGAAGCGATCGACGCGGGTTGCCTCGAAGCGGTCATGCTCAATCACGAGGGCTACGTCGCCGAATGCACCGGCGACAACCTCTTTATTGTCACACGCGGCAAGCTGCGCACCCCCGCGCCCCACTGCGGCCTGCTCGGTGGCGTCACGCGACGACTGGTGATGGCCTTTGCTCAGAAGCGCGGCATCGCGGTCGAGGAGACAACCCTGACGCGGACCGACCTGTACTACGCCGATGAGATGTTCATCACCGGCACCGGTGCGGAGGTTTGCCCGATCAATGAGATCGACAAGCGTCCGGTCGGCGACGGCACGCCCGGCCCGATCACGAAGCAGCTCATTGCCGATTTCCGCGCGCACATCAAGAGCGGCGAGGATCTGCTGTAG
- a CDS encoding phosphatidylserine decarboxylase, which yields MPIAREGFREIALATVLCGVPGAAGIYLAAAGNSWYLLLTPLLAVWVFVLAFFRDPRRSIPTDAGVLVSPADGRVTEATRLERCDGFDGPVLKISIFLSVFNVHVNRMPCGGRIESVTHKPGEFLDARHPECGVRNESCTAVIAPDDGTPGPVVVRQIAGLIARRIICHAKSGDHVARGYRYGLIKFGSRTDVILPANKGLELAVKVGDNVSGGSSIILRRRG from the coding sequence GTGCCGATCGCACGTGAAGGGTTCCGCGAAATCGCACTGGCGACGGTGTTGTGCGGCGTGCCCGGCGCGGCGGGCATCTATCTTGCCGCCGCGGGCAACTCCTGGTATTTGCTGCTCACCCCGCTGCTGGCGGTCTGGGTCTTCGTGCTTGCGTTCTTTCGCGACCCGCGGCGGTCCATCCCCACCGATGCAGGCGTGCTGGTCTCGCCGGCCGATGGTCGTGTCACCGAGGCGACACGGCTCGAACGGTGCGACGGATTCGACGGCCCGGTCCTGAAAATCAGCATTTTTCTCTCGGTCTTCAATGTTCACGTCAATCGCATGCCCTGCGGCGGGCGTATTGAGAGCGTGACGCACAAACCGGGGGAGTTTCTCGACGCGCGGCATCCCGAATGCGGCGTGCGAAACGAATCGTGCACCGCAGTGATCGCTCCCGACGACGGAACACCCGGCCCGGTCGTCGTGCGTCAGATCGCAGGATTGATCGCCCGGCGGATCATCTGCCACGCGAAGTCCGGTGATCATGTCGCACGAGGGTATCGCTACGGGTTAATCAAGTTCGGCTCGCGGACCGATGTGATTCTGCCGGCGAACAAGGGGCTGGAGCTGGCGGTGAAAGTCGGCGATAACGTGAGCGGCGGGAGCAGTATAATCCTGCGTCGGCGTGGGTAA
- a CDS encoding CDP-alcohol phosphatidyltransferase, translating to MRIVKLGPEQKRARRRERALKTVAVLPSLATLGNLICGVGAIYMCMLSIHAAGGDREILAMGSERLERVFPTFLSIGAYLIVLSMFFDGIDGRLARFTRKTSEFGAQLDSLADVVSFGVAPAMLVITIAHPGQISELSRLQLIYWRAEWVMAAVFVCCAALRLARFNVENVQDESAHMGFRGLPSPGAAGAIVGLVIFHQDTLRDLRDFAPLWAPQVLALLMPPFAMLLGLLMVSRFRYPHIVNAVLRGRRPFRQVVALLIVLLIGFIVQPQFTLALTTAAYALSGPIGGAWRRFTTDATAVSTQAAPAATDSVVPPDDDDSRDEFEDSARHAG from the coding sequence ATGCGAATCGTGAAGCTCGGCCCTGAACAGAAGCGCGCCCGCAGGCGGGAGCGCGCGCTCAAGACCGTTGCCGTGTTGCCGTCGCTGGCGACGCTGGGGAATCTCATCTGCGGCGTCGGCGCAATCTACATGTGCATGCTCTCGATCCATGCCGCCGGCGGGGACCGCGAGATTCTCGCCATGGGAAGCGAGCGACTGGAGCGCGTCTTTCCCACGTTCTTGTCGATTGGCGCCTACCTGATTGTCCTTTCGATGTTCTTCGACGGGATCGACGGCCGCCTCGCGCGGTTCACCCGCAAGACGAGCGAGTTCGGCGCGCAGCTCGACAGTCTCGCCGACGTGGTGAGCTTCGGCGTCGCGCCGGCGATGCTGGTCATCACCATCGCCCATCCGGGGCAGATTTCGGAATTGTCGCGACTGCAACTCATCTATTGGCGCGCCGAGTGGGTCATGGCGGCGGTGTTTGTGTGTTGTGCGGCGCTGCGCCTGGCGCGGTTCAACGTTGAGAATGTGCAGGATGAATCGGCGCACATGGGGTTTCGCGGTTTGCCGTCGCCCGGTGCGGCCGGCGCGATTGTGGGACTGGTGATCTTCCACCAGGACACGCTGCGCGATCTGCGAGATTTTGCGCCGCTCTGGGCGCCGCAGGTTCTGGCGCTGCTGATGCCGCCGTTCGCGATGCTGCTTGGCCTGCTCATGGTCAGCCGGTTTCGCTATCCGCACATTGTGAACGCTGTCCTGCGCGGCCGCCGACCCTTCCGGCAGGTCGTGGCGCTGTTGATTGTGCTGCTGATCGGGTTCATCGTGCAGCCGCAGTTCACGCTGGCGCTGACAACCGCGGCGTATGCCTTGAGCGGGCCGATCGGCGGCGCGTGGCGGCGATTCACAACCGATGCGACTGCGGTGTCGACGCAGGCCGCCCCGGCCGCGACGGATTCGGTCGTGCCGCCCGATGATGACGACTCACGCGATGAGTTTGAGGACTCGGCTCGCCACGCGGGGTGA
- a CDS encoding Tetratricopeptide repeat protein — MSLDAIGPTMTSMHPNPVIAAWNRAVLERERALPYRPWVTVLFAVIIAIFVSFVFWRCADNGFVNWDDDRNFLQNESFRGVGVEQIRWAWRTCHLGVWQPAAWMVFGAEYECFGLDPRGYHLVSIVLHCLTCAALFSVMFALLRAVGPREVSQSRLRGVAAVAALAFAVHPLRVEVVAWTSCQPYLPSALFFLLAIGAYLRAWRTDSRSRRVAWVVLSLACYVTAVLFKAVAVTLPAVLLILDWLHHRRADASAASQPVGRRSWPMLIIEKTPFVVVAAIVSLQAARAKDINESRAPLAEFNVSARMAHASYALVAGVTQTIPSRRLTPYDRLPEDLSLFRPRFLVCAILVLFVTAFCFALVRRRPYYLAAWLAYVIILLPNAGLIQISQQLTADRYTYLATMPLYMLLAALLLRLRGHYTIVMLLNGFLLVAPIVMTPVQVLTWRDGESLWSRAVELDPGCAVAQCNLGEAQLQASKHAEAEQSLRRAIEIDPTLSFAWSNLGVVQFARGDSAKAVDSFERALASSPSLTGLDKARTHAALGAAYAGLRKDDLAWKHTLIARDMGFAPAQKMIDYLSQFSRPPTTSNRAMD; from the coding sequence TTGTCTTTAGACGCAATCGGCCCGACGATGACGTCCATGCACCCCAACCCCGTTATTGCCGCCTGGAACCGCGCGGTCTTGGAGCGCGAGCGTGCCCTGCCGTACCGGCCATGGGTTACCGTCCTGTTCGCGGTAATCATCGCGATATTTGTTTCTTTTGTTTTTTGGCGATGTGCTGACAACGGCTTTGTTAACTGGGACGATGATCGCAACTTTCTACAAAACGAGTCGTTTCGCGGAGTCGGAGTTGAGCAGATTCGCTGGGCGTGGCGAACTTGCCATCTCGGCGTCTGGCAGCCGGCCGCGTGGATGGTGTTCGGCGCGGAATACGAGTGTTTCGGGCTGGATCCGCGTGGGTATCACCTCGTCAGCATTGTCCTGCACTGCCTCACATGTGCTGCGCTATTTAGCGTGATGTTCGCCTTGCTGCGCGCGGTCGGACCGCGCGAGGTCTCGCAGAGCCGACTGCGCGGCGTGGCGGCCGTCGCCGCGCTGGCGTTCGCCGTGCATCCGCTGCGCGTCGAGGTAGTCGCATGGACGTCGTGTCAGCCGTACCTCCCGTCGGCGCTGTTCTTTCTGCTGGCCATCGGGGCGTATCTGCGTGCGTGGCGGACGGATTCTCGAAGTCGCCGCGTCGCATGGGTTGTATTGAGTTTGGCGTGTTACGTGACCGCCGTGTTGTTCAAGGCGGTGGCCGTAACGCTTCCGGCGGTGCTGCTGATACTTGACTGGCTGCACCATCGTCGCGCGGATGCATCGGCCGCGAGCCAGCCTGTCGGACGGCGGTCATGGCCGATGCTGATAATCGAAAAGACGCCGTTCGTCGTTGTGGCCGCAATCGTCTCACTTCAGGCCGCTCGTGCCAAAGACATCAACGAATCCCGCGCGCCGCTAGCGGAGTTCAATGTCTCGGCGCGGATGGCTCACGCGAGTTACGCCCTGGTCGCCGGAGTGACTCAAACGATTCCTTCCCGACGATTAACGCCCTATGACCGGTTACCCGAGGATCTGTCACTTTTTCGACCGCGCTTCTTAGTTTGTGCTATTCTTGTCCTGTTCGTGACAGCGTTCTGCTTCGCGCTTGTTCGTCGCCGTCCGTATTATCTCGCGGCATGGCTCGCCTACGTCATCATCCTGTTGCCCAACGCCGGTTTGATTCAAATCAGCCAGCAGTTGACTGCCGACCGCTACACCTATTTGGCGACGATGCCGTTATACATGTTGCTTGCAGCGCTTCTTCTGCGGTTACGAGGGCATTACACGATTGTCATGTTGCTGAACGGATTTTTGCTCGTCGCTCCTATCGTTATGACCCCCGTTCAAGTTCTCACCTGGCGCGACGGCGAATCTCTGTGGTCGCGCGCGGTCGAGCTGGACCCCGGCTGCGCCGTGGCCCAGTGCAATCTCGGCGAGGCCCAGTTGCAGGCATCGAAGCACGCCGAAGCCGAACAATCGCTGCGCCGCGCGATTGAGATCGATCCAACGCTGTCGTTCGCGTGGTCGAACCTCGGTGTGGTGCAGTTCGCGCGGGGCGACTCGGCGAAGGCCGTCGATTCCTTCGAACGCGCGCTGGCATCCTCGCCGTCGCTGACCGGTCTGGACAAGGCTCGAACGCACGCGGCGCTCGGGGCAGCGTACGCGGGCTTGCGGAAGGATGATCTCGCGTGGAAGCACACGCTCATCGCGCGCGACATGGGTTTCGCGCCGGCGCAGAAGATGATCGATTATCTGTCGCAATTTTCAAGGCCGCCGACCACGTCCAACCGCGCGATGGATTGA